One Onychomys torridus unplaced genomic scaffold, mOncTor1.1, whole genome shotgun sequence genomic region harbors:
- the LOC118575552 gene encoding LOW QUALITY PROTEIN: melanoma-associated antigen B3-like (The sequence of the model RefSeq protein was modified relative to this genomic sequence to represent the inferred CDS: inserted 1 base in 1 codon), translating into MVARKVVVLLQHLLHNFNLKKLTTKEDMLKLITKKYEYDFPEXLQKASQKLEDAFEVEVREVNSSEPSYNLISKLKLPNNGRIRAGRGFPKTAFVMCVLGIILIRGNCASEEDVWKILKKQQIYPGKKHRIFGEPQKLMTHYLVKLKYLEYRQVAGSDPPHYEFLWGPQAYAETSKIKVLEYLAKINQTTPSAISAIHEEALKDYQGQTEARDEDDSDATDQTSEDSSVKLPANSTVPVDP; encoded by the exons ATGGTAGCAAGAAAGGTAGTGGTGCTCTTACAGCACTTGCTCCACAACTTCAATCTGAAGAAGCTTACTACTAAGGAAGACATGCTGAAGCTTATCACCAAGAAGTATGAATACGACTTCCCTG ATCTTCAGAAAGCCTCTCAGAAGCTGGAAGATGCCTTTGAGGTGGAAGTGAGGGAAGTCAACTCCAGTGAGCCCTCATACAACCTCATCAGCAAGCTGAAGCTCCCCAACAATGGGAGGATTCGTGCTGGCAGAGGCTTTCCCAAGACTGCTTTCGTGATGTGTGTCCTAGGTATCATCCTCATTAGGGGCAATTGTGCCAGTGAAGAAGACGTCTGGAAAATCCTGAAGAAGCAGCAAATCTATCCAGGGAAGAAGCACCGCATCTTTGGTGAGCCCCAGAAGCTCATGACCCATTATTTAGTGAAGCTGAAGTACCTGGAGTACAGGCAGGTGGCAGGCAGTGATCCCCCACACTATGAGTTCCTGTGGGGTCCCCAAGCCTATGCTGAAACAAGCAAGATCAAAGTCCTGGAATATTTGGCCAAGATAAACCAAACGACACCTAGTGCCATCTCTGCCATTCATGAAGAGGCTTTGAAAGATTACCAAGGAcaaacagaagccagagatgAAGATGATTCCGATGCCACTGACCAAACGAGTGAAGATTCCTCAGTAAAATTACCAGCAAATTCCACTGTCCCCGTTGACCCTTAA